A window of Kribbella voronezhensis genomic DNA:
CCCAGAAGTTGAAGTCGTGCACGTAGAGCTCCGTGGGCAGGCCCGCCCGCTTGACCTCGCGCTTGATCGCGACCGCCAGCTTCTGCTGCTGCTCGACGCTGATGTCCATCGCGGGGTAGACCACGTCGATGCCAGGCTCGTTCAGCAGGGTGAGGGCGTCGACCTTGATCCCGTGCTTCGCGTACGCCTGCACGTACTTCACGTAGTACCGGGCGAACACGTCGATGGCGTCGTCGCGCAACTTGCCGACCTGGTAGTACGACGTGGTGCTGCCGGGCTTCAGCGCGACCTCGCCGGTGAACTTGTTGTTGGTCTTCATCCAGGCCGGTGCACTCCAGGCCGAGGCGAAGAAGGTCGCCCGGGGGTTGTAGCGCTGGATCAGCTTGACCGTGTCGACGATGTGCGCGTCGAGATCGCGCTTGATCGAGAAGTACTTCAGGCCGAAGTCCTCGGTGACGCCCGGCGGAAGTTCGTCGTACGACCAGAACGGCAGGTGCTCGATCAGGTCGGGGCTGCCGATGGTCAGCCGGAAGCGGTCGAAGCCGGCGCCGGTCCTGGGGTCGACGAGGAGCTTGATCGCGCGGTCGCGCTCGGCCGGGGTCAGCTTCCAGAGGTTGGAGACACTGGTCTCGTCGAGCGAGAAGCCGATGCCCGAGTAGCGCTGGCGGAGCGTGCTCGGGTCGATGACGACGTCGGCGTCACCAGCGCCGCCCTCGTCTCGTCCCATCCGGGTGGCCGGCAGCGGCTGCCAGGCCTGTGCAGCGCCGCTGAAATACGTACCGGTGACGACAGCCCCGTGATCTGGGCTGTGGCTCGGGACGTGATCCGGGCTGTGATCTGGTCGGCTGACTGATGGCTCGGGCCTGGCTGCGACTGGCCGGCCGGCTGTCGCGGGCAGGCCTGCGGTCGCCGCGAGCACACTGCCTGCCGCGGCGGCGACGAGAACCGCCGCGGAGATGGATCGCCTCACGATGCCTCCTTCAAGGCGCGGGGAAAGCGCTTGCGGCCGACAGCCTAGACATAGTTCACCTCTTTATCTATGGCTTGAACTATCTGACCGCGGTGGCTTTGGGTACTTGTCCGGCAAAGGGAGGAGAGGTCGTGGACCACGAGACGGCGGAAGACTTCTATCGCCGGTACATGGAGCGCTGCAACGCCCACCGGTTCGACGAACTGGATGAGTTCGTCCATCAGGACGTGCGGATCAACGACGAACCTGCCGGGCTCGATCAGTACGCCGCCGGGCTGCGCGCGATGGTCGCGCCGTTCGTGGACTATCGCTGGCAGGTGCTCGAGCTGCTCGTGGACGGCGATCGGCTGGCCGCCCGGTTCAACGACACGGGCGTACTGCGGGACGGCCGGAAACTCGAGACCCAGGAGTTCGCCGTCTACCACCTCGACGACGGCAAGATCGCCGAAGTCCGGGGTGTCTGGGTCAAGGCGGACACGTCGGTGCTGAACCAGCTAGACGACGCCTGACCCGCCCTCAGACGCT
This region includes:
- a CDS encoding ester cyclase is translated as MDHETAEDFYRRYMERCNAHRFDELDEFVHQDVRINDEPAGLDQYAAGLRAMVAPFVDYRWQVLELLVDGDRLAARFNDTGVLRDGRKLETQEFAVYHLDDGKIAEVRGVWVKADTSVLNQLDDA